A part of Microbacterium atlanticum genomic DNA contains:
- a CDS encoding triose-phosphate isomerase family protein, with protein sequence MLIGASHKMYLSHAQTVRWMRDVADIVGGQRTPGVMTFAIPQFPSIPACVEIGAPAGVAVGAQDLSTDDVGALTGEVSGGVLAELGCRYVEVGHAERRRIFGETDEVVAAKVHAALRNGLIPILCVGEERRGDAAAAVDHCLGQIAAGLAAARAAGTGGEIVVAYEPVWAIGAAEPADAEHIRAVCGALRDASSAGGGAPVIYGGSAGPGLLTQIAGAVDGLFLGRFAHDPAAFRAILDEATAVAA encoded by the coding sequence ATGCTCATCGGCGCGAGCCACAAGATGTACCTGTCGCACGCGCAGACCGTGCGGTGGATGCGGGACGTCGCCGACATCGTGGGCGGGCAGCGCACCCCGGGGGTCATGACGTTCGCGATCCCGCAGTTCCCGTCGATCCCGGCTTGCGTCGAGATCGGCGCACCGGCCGGCGTGGCGGTCGGCGCGCAGGACCTCTCCACCGACGACGTCGGCGCGCTCACGGGCGAGGTGAGCGGCGGGGTGCTGGCGGAGCTCGGCTGCCGCTACGTCGAGGTGGGCCATGCCGAACGGCGGCGCATCTTCGGCGAGACCGACGAGGTCGTGGCGGCGAAGGTCCACGCGGCCCTCCGCAACGGCCTCATCCCGATCCTATGCGTCGGCGAGGAGCGGCGCGGTGACGCTGCCGCCGCTGTCGACCACTGCCTCGGGCAGATCGCCGCCGGCCTCGCGGCGGCGCGCGCGGCGGGCACGGGCGGCGAGATCGTCGTCGCGTATGAGCCGGTGTGGGCGATCGGGGCGGCCGAACCGGCGGACGCGGAACACATCCGCGCCGTCTGCGGGGCGCTGCGCGACGCCTCATCGGCCGGCGGCGGCGCACCGGTCATCTACGGCGGAAGCGCCGGCCCGGGCCTCCTGACGCAGATCGCGGGAGCGGTCGACGGCCTCTTCCTCGGGCGCTTCGCGCACGACCCCGCCGCCTTCCGTGCGATTCTGGACGAGGCGACCGCCGTGGCGGCGTGA
- a CDS encoding GntR family transcriptional regulator — protein sequence MTTDAAEAGLFGAPVTIERRGLRDHVYERILQLLLSGDVPPGARLSIDTIARQLQVSPTPVREAMVQLERTGLVTREALKGYRVAPPLDAAQLAELFEARLMLETTATRLATPAGPEMLAELRAAEDRHRRAGYDVIEQMRGGAQDVALTTEYFALDAAFHDVVFAHCGNHYIRDMSASLGAQLHRMRQSVVHGVTDVREAIAEHEAIVDAFAGDDPAAPEAAMRRHIEQVRARSLDIEQRG from the coding sequence ATGACAACGGATGCCGCCGAGGCCGGCCTGTTCGGTGCGCCGGTGACCATCGAACGCCGCGGCCTGCGCGACCACGTGTACGAGAGGATCCTCCAGCTGCTGCTGAGCGGGGACGTTCCTCCCGGCGCGCGGCTGTCGATCGACACGATCGCCCGCCAGCTGCAGGTCTCGCCCACACCCGTGCGGGAGGCGATGGTCCAGCTCGAGCGCACCGGCCTCGTGACCCGTGAGGCGCTCAAGGGGTATCGGGTCGCGCCGCCGCTGGATGCCGCACAGCTGGCCGAGCTGTTCGAGGCGCGGCTCATGCTCGAGACCACCGCGACCCGGCTCGCGACACCGGCGGGACCGGAGATGCTCGCCGAGCTCCGCGCCGCGGAGGATCGCCACCGCCGCGCCGGCTACGACGTGATCGAGCAGATGCGCGGGGGTGCGCAGGACGTCGCCCTCACCACCGAGTACTTCGCCCTCGATGCGGCTTTCCACGACGTCGTCTTCGCCCACTGCGGCAATCACTACATCCGCGACATGTCGGCATCGCTCGGCGCGCAGCTGCACCGCATGCGCCAGTCCGTCGTGCACGGCGTGACCGACGTGCGGGAGGCCATCGCCGAGCACGAGGCGATCGTGGACGCGTTCGCGGGCGATGATCCGGCCGCGCCCGAGGCGGCGATGCGCCGGCACATCGAGCAGGTGCGCGCGCGCTCGCTCGACATCGAGCAGCGCGGCTGA
- a CDS encoding sugar phosphate isomerase/epimerase family protein yields MTAAPTAPLDRDTWPIAVCMHGFAPVAADGTALHDAAPDRWDAVFRQVAALGFSAIELADSHIRPADLEPSRREELLSIARSHGVTPVSVHVQRQSVIQPGRGEENLAYAHRTIDAAAELGLQVFSTGLHQPFTEAQRKALWFWTAPGPVDPDDADTRALAVRRLRELGEHAASVGLPMSLEMYEDTYLGTADSAVRLIEEIGLDNVGLNPDIGNLVRLHRPIENWREMHEKTLPYANYWHVKNYARDEAGDGSWFTATPTSLELGLIDYRAMVARALELGFRGPFLMEQYGGDSLGVCATNRRYLQSLLPEPAGA; encoded by the coding sequence ATGACAGCAGCACCCACCGCCCCGCTCGACCGCGACACGTGGCCCATCGCCGTGTGCATGCACGGCTTCGCTCCGGTTGCGGCGGACGGAACGGCCCTCCACGACGCCGCTCCCGACCGCTGGGATGCCGTGTTCCGCCAGGTCGCCGCGCTCGGGTTCAGCGCCATCGAGCTCGCCGACAGCCACATCCGTCCCGCCGACCTCGAGCCGTCCCGTCGGGAGGAGCTGCTCTCGATCGCCCGATCGCACGGCGTCACACCGGTGTCGGTGCACGTCCAGCGCCAGAGCGTCATCCAGCCCGGGCGCGGCGAGGAGAACCTCGCCTACGCGCATCGCACGATCGACGCCGCCGCCGAGCTCGGGCTGCAGGTGTTCTCAACCGGCCTTCACCAGCCGTTCACCGAGGCGCAGCGCAAGGCGCTGTGGTTCTGGACCGCCCCGGGCCCCGTCGACCCCGACGACGCGGACACCCGCGCACTCGCCGTCCGTCGCCTGCGCGAGCTGGGGGAGCACGCGGCATCCGTCGGGCTGCCGATGTCGCTCGAGATGTACGAGGACACCTACCTCGGGACGGCCGACAGCGCGGTGCGGCTGATCGAGGAGATCGGCCTGGACAACGTCGGGCTCAACCCCGACATCGGCAACCTCGTGCGGCTGCATCGCCCGATCGAGAACTGGCGTGAGATGCACGAGAAGACCCTGCCGTACGCGAACTACTGGCACGTGAAGAACTACGCCCGCGACGAGGCCGGCGACGGCAGCTGGTTCACCGCCACGCCGACGAGCCTCGAGCTCGGGCTCATCGACTACCGCGCGATGGTGGCGCGAGCGCTCGAGCTCGGCTTCCGCGGCCCGTTCCTGATGGAGCAGTACGGCGGCGACAGCCTGGGCGTGTGCGCGACCAACCGCCGCTACCTGCAGTCGCTGCTGCCCGAACCCGCCGGGGCCTGA